In Halovivax gelatinilyticus, the following are encoded in one genomic region:
- a CDS encoding substrate-binding domain-containing protein, with product MAIDRRTVLSGAATGVVVGSAGCLSFGESGSGSVADAELTLTTTTSTYDTGLLDELNAGFEERFGARVATVNQGTGAALRSARDGDADVVLVHARALEDEFIRDGYGVNRRDLMFNDFIVVGPASDPANVESTTVATAAFDAIAAAEATFVSRGDDSGTHAMERSLWDDATSDPAGEWYRELGSGMGETLNHADEAGAYALADRGTYLSMRDGLTLEIVLQGPIEGGPDRLANPYGLIAVNPAVHDHVEYDLAMAYIGYLTGPGAQAIIESFTIDGTQLFYPDATAANPNFEQYVPEGWESPNE from the coding sequence ATGGCGATCGATCGCAGGACGGTACTGTCCGGCGCGGCGACGGGGGTGGTCGTCGGGAGTGCCGGCTGTCTGAGTTTCGGTGAGAGCGGGTCCGGGTCGGTGGCGGACGCAGAGCTGACGCTCACGACGACGACGAGCACCTACGATACGGGCCTGCTCGACGAGTTGAACGCCGGCTTCGAGGAGCGTTTCGGCGCGCGCGTCGCCACCGTCAATCAGGGAACTGGCGCCGCATTGCGGAGCGCGAGAGACGGCGACGCCGACGTCGTTCTGGTCCACGCACGCGCGCTCGAAGACGAATTCATCCGCGACGGCTACGGGGTGAACCGACGCGATCTGATGTTCAACGATTTCATCGTCGTGGGTCCCGCGTCGGATCCGGCGAACGTCGAATCAACGACCGTGGCCACCGCCGCGTTCGACGCGATCGCAGCCGCCGAAGCGACGTTCGTCTCGCGCGGCGACGACTCGGGCACGCACGCGATGGAACGCTCGCTCTGGGATGATGCGACGAGCGATCCTGCCGGCGAGTGGTACCGGGAACTCGGTTCGGGAATGGGCGAAACGTTGAACCACGCCGACGAGGCGGGCGCGTACGCGCTCGCCGACCGCGGTACCTACCTCTCGATGCGAGACGGGCTCACCCTCGAAATCGTCCTCCAGGGCCCGATCGAGGGCGGACCGGACCGGCTCGCGAACCCGTACGGGCTCATCGCTGTCAATCCCGCCGTCCACGATCACGTCGAGTACGACCTGGCGATGGCGTACATCGGCTACCTCACCGGCCCCGGGGCCCAGGCGATCATCGAATCGTTCACGATCGACGGCACGCAACTGTTCTACCCGGACGCGACCGCAGCGAATCCGAACTTCGAACAGTACGTCCCGGAGGGATGGGAGTCGCCGAACGAGTAG